One region of Phycisphaerales bacterium genomic DNA includes:
- the pstB gene encoding phosphate ABC transporter ATP-binding protein PstB yields the protein MPTIETKPVQVSRPGGDHRPQREYRVINAIRAGQPSTPFISPALEAESTVLEMNKFNLWYGPKQALFDVDMRIPSGKVTALIGPSGCGKSTLLRSVNRLNDLVDGVRYQGSILLNQDDLYAHHVDVIDLRKRLGMVFQKPNPFPMSIFENVVYPLRIDGERRKSVLEESCERSLRAAALWDEVKDRLKDSALGMSGGQQQRLCIARAIVADPEVLLLDEPCSALDPVATLKIEELILEISSRYTVLIVTHNMQQAARVSTYTAFMYLGRLVEYGPTREVFQTPHLPETEDYVTGRFG from the coding sequence ATGCCCACCATCGAGACCAAGCCCGTCCAAGTCAGCCGCCCCGGCGGCGACCACCGCCCTCAGCGCGAATACCGCGTGATCAACGCCATCCGCGCCGGCCAGCCCAGCACCCCGTTCATCTCCCCGGCCCTTGAGGCCGAGTCCACCGTCCTGGAGATGAACAAGTTCAACCTCTGGTACGGCCCCAAGCAAGCCCTCTTCGACGTCGACATGCGCATCCCCTCCGGCAAGGTCACGGCCCTCATCGGCCCCTCCGGCTGCGGCAAGTCGACCCTCCTCCGCTCAGTCAACCGCCTGAACGACCTCGTCGACGGCGTCCGCTACCAGGGCTCCATCCTCCTCAACCAGGACGACCTTTACGCCCACCACGTCGACGTCATCGACCTCCGCAAGCGCCTGGGCATGGTCTTCCAGAAGCCCAACCCGTTCCCGATGTCCATCTTCGAGAACGTGGTCTACCCCCTCCGCATCGACGGCGAGCGCCGCAAGTCCGTGCTCGAAGAATCCTGCGAGCGCTCCCTCCGCGCCGCGGCCCTCTGGGACGAGGTCAAAGACCGCCTCAAGGACTCCGCCCTGGGCATGTCCGGCGGCCAGCAGCAGCGCCTCTGCATCGCCCGCGCCATCGTCGCCGACCCCGAGGTGCTGCTCCTGGACGAGCCCTGCTCCGCACTCGACCCTGTCGCCACCCTCAAGATCGAGGAGCTCATCCTTGAGATCTCATCGCGCTACACCGTGCTGATCGTCACCCACAACATGCAGCAGGCCGCCCGCGTCTCCACCTACACCGCCTTCATGTACCTCGGCCGCCTCGTCGAATACGGCCC